From Brassica oleracea var. oleracea cultivar TO1000 chromosome C3, BOL, whole genome shotgun sequence, a single genomic window includes:
- the LOC106336077 gene encoding phospholipase D gamma 1-like gives MSRKGSSNASLRVVLLHGNLDIWVKEAKNLPNMDRFRRYKKNSTSDPYVTVSIADAKIGTTFVIDNDENPVWMQHFYVPVAHHATVVKFVVKDNDRFGSRSIGDVRIPTEELCSENRIEGLFPILGKPCEEGAVLSLAIQYTPVERMRLYQTGVGYGNECEGVPGTYFPLRKGGRVTLYQDAHVEDGTLPRVDLDGGMQYIHGKCWEDMADAIRQAKNLIYITGWSVYHPVRLVRRNNDPTNSTLGDLLKEKSQEGVRVLLLVWDDRTSWNFLGHRTCGLMKTNDEETRHFFKNSSVQVIICPRSCGKGLHSFVKKTEVKTYYTHHQKTVIVDADAAQGRRKIVAFVGGLDVCKGRFDTPKHPLFTTLKTLHKDDFYNQCFGTTDDAGPRQPWHDLHSKIDGPAAYDVLANFEQRWLEASEKRHRISIHRSSSKDALLTIDIISNIMGL, from the exons ATGTCAAGGAAAGGGTCAAGTAACGCTTCTTTGAGGGTAGTGTTGTTACATGGTAACTTAGACATTTGGGTGAAGGAAGCTAAAAATCTTCCTAACATGGATCGTTTCCGGAGGTACAAGAAGAACAGTACAAGTGATCCTTACGTGACTGTCTCTATCGCAGATGCAAAGATTGGCACAACTTTTGTGATCGACAACGATGAGAATCCTGTGTGGATGCAGCATTTCTATGTACCGGTGGCTCACCATGCTACGGTGGTTAAGTTTGTGGTGAAAGACAATGACCGCTTTGGATCAAGGTCCATAGGAGATGTTAGAATCCCAACCGAGGAGTTGTGTTCAGAGAATAGGATCGAAGGGTTGTTTCCAATACTTGGGAAGCCATGTGAAGAGGGTGCTGTGTTGAGTTTGGCTATTCAATACACTCCAGTGGAAAGGATGAGACTTTACCAAACGGGTGTTGGTTATGGTAATGAGTGTGAAGGAGTTCCCGGTACATACTTCCCCTTGAGGAAAGGCGGTAGAGTTACTTTGTATCAAGATGCTCATGTTGAAGACGGGACACTTCCGAGAGTGGATCTCGATGGTGGAATGCAGTATATACATGGAAAGTGCTGGGAGGATATGGCTGATGCGATTAGACAGGCAAAGAACTTGATTTATATCACAGGATGGTCAGTTTACCATCCGGTTAGGCTGGTTCGTCGCAATAATGATCCGACCAATAGTACATTAGGGGATTTGCTTAAAGAAAAATCTCAAGAAGGTGTTAGAGTGTTGCTATTGGTGTGGGATGATCGAACTTCATGGAACTTTCTGGGGCACAGAACA TGCGGATTAATGAAGACAAATGATGAGGAGACTCGCCATTTTTTCAAGAACTCGTCGGTGCAAGTTATTATTTGTCCTCGATCTTGTGGGAAAGGTCTTCACAGCTTTGTAAAAAAAACT GAAGTTAAAACTTACTACACACATCATCAAAAAACTGTGATTGTAGATGCTGATGCAGCTCAGGGCCGAAGAAAGATCGTAGCATTTGTTGGAGGGCTAGACGTGTGCAAAGGACGTTTTGATACTCCTAAGCATCCTCTCTTTACGACATTAAAGACTCTCCATAAAGATGATTTCTATAACCAATGTTTTGGG ACTACTGATGATGCTGGGCCAAGACAACCGTGGCATGATCTGCACAGCAAGATTGATGGTCCAGCAGCGTATGACGTGCTTGCTAATTTTGAACAGCGCTGGCTAGAGGCTTCAGAGAAACGGCACAGGATTTCGATACACAGATCATCTTCTAAGGATGCCTTGCTTACGATTGACATAATTTCAAATATCATGGGACTATAA